GGTCCACTCCTGTCCGATCGCTCGGGTGACGTCCGCCTCGCCCACGTCGCTGAACTGAGTCATACAACCCAGTGATATTCGTCTGTGGTACAAAAGCGTTGTGTCGAAGCGGGTTCGGCCCGGCGGCCGGGGTCGATCCGAAGTGCGTATAACGGGCGTCCCCGCCTTCCAAACTGGATGGAGTACGGTCTCGTCGTCGTGTGGTGGGTCGCCTACGTCGTGCTCGGGCTGTTCGGCCTGCCGGTCGCCGCGCGGCTCTGTTCGTCGCTGCCGGGCCGGGGGGCTGGCTTCTCGCTCGGGCTCTCGTTCGCCGTCTTCGGGCTCGTCGGGTTCTGGGTCGGCCACCTCGCGCTCGGCTGGGTCGCGGTGATCGCGGGACTGGTCGGGCTCGCGGTCTGTGCGATGGCCTCGGTCCGGGGCGGCGTCGAGGTCGACCGGCGGGCGGCCGCCGAGGCCCTCGTGGTGTTCACCCTCGTCTACCTGGTCGTGATCGCGGTCCGCGGCGTCGACCCCGGGATCACCCCCGACGGCGAGAAGTTCCTGGATTTCGGGCTCGTGATGTCGCTCTATCGCGCGCCCACCCTCCCGCCCGAGGACATGTGGTTCTCGGGGAAGGCGGTCATCTACTACTACGGCGGCCACCTCCTCACCTCGATGCTGAGTCGGCTGCTCGACGTCCACCCGTGGTACGGGTTCAACCTCTCGATGGCGGGCCTCTACGGCGCGCTCGCGGCGGGTATCTACGAGCTGGCCGGCGCGATATCGGTGGGGCGACGGCTCGACCGCGCGACGGACGCCCTCGGGAGGGAGACGGTCTCGAAGCTCGGTACCACCCGGGCCCTCGCGGGCGTGACGGCGGTCTTCTTCGCCGTGGGCGCGGCGAACCTCGCGACGGCCGTTCGACTGGTCGTCCGTCGCCTACCGTCGGGGCTCCGGGGGCCCGCGGCGGGTGCGCTCGCGTCCTCGCACTCCCAGTTCGCGGTCGAGGCGGTGCTGGCTCCGATCGCCTCGAACTACTACTTCAAGAGCGCGGGTCGGATCATGGCCGACCTCTACAACCCGTTCCCGCTGTTCGCCATCGTCCGGGGCGACCTCCGGCCGTACGCCGTGAGCACGCCGTTTCTCGTGGTGGTGGTCGGGCTCTGCTATGCCTACTACCGGACCCCCGAGACCCACCGTCGTCGCCGACGGCTCCTGCTGTTCGGCGCGATACCCGTCGTCGTCGGGTTCATCGTCACCGTCAACACCTGGGGGCTCGCGGTCGCGGGCGGCGTGGTCTGGCTCACGCTCACGTTCGCGCCGGCGCGCCTCCGGAGCCTCCTGCCAGCGGGGTCGGCCGTCGACCTCTCGCCACACATCGAACGGGCGACGACCACTCGGGCGTCGGCGGCGCTCGCCCGCCTCGTCGGCGCGCTCGTTACGGCGGGTGTCGTGGGGGTTCTCGGGATCGTCGCGGCGCTGCCGTTCGTCTTCGGCCCGCTCAGCAGCGGTCCCTCGACCGCGGTCACGACGGTCGCGGCGGGTGCGCGCAGCCCGCTCGGCTCCCTCCTCCTGATCCACGGGGCGTTCCTCGCGGTGTTCGTCGCCTACTACGTCGCGCGGGTTCGCGAGCGCTGGCAGACCCCGGCCGCCGTCGCGGTGTTGCTCTGGTTCGTCGCGGTCGTCGTGCTGGTGCCCGCCGCGCTCGCCCCGCTCGCGCTGTTCGGCGTACTGCTCGCCACCGGCTGGTACTTCGTCGCGACCGACCGGACGGGCTTCGAGGGCGTGCTCGTGGTGGCGGGGCTCGGGCTCGTCCTCCTGGCCGAGGTCGTCTACATCAAGGAGGGCGGCGGCACCCGGTTCAACACCGTCGTGAAGACCTACATGCCGGCGTGGGTGCTCTGGGCGAGCGCGGTCGGCGTGATCCTCCCCCGGCTCGTCCGCGGTCGCCGGCGCTGGTCGTGGTCGCGCCGTCAGGTGCTCGCGGGCGCGCTCGCGGGCGTGCTCGTGCTCTCGACCGCGGCGTTCGGCGGGGTCGCGCTCACGAGCCACTTCGCGAACTCGCCGGTCGAGGAACCGACGCTCGACGGGATGGCGGCGGCCGAGAACAACGTTCCGGGGCAAGTCGCGGGGATCGAGTGGCTCGACGACCGCCCGGGTCGGCCGACCATCGTCTCGGCGGCCAGCCCGTACCTCTATCGCTGGAGCGCCGCCCCGGCGGCGAGCCTCACCGGTTTACCGACCGTGATCGGCCTACCACACGAGATCCAGTTCCGGAATCGGACGGCCTACTTCAACCGGGCCTACGCGGTCAACACGATCTACCTCGGGACCGACGAGCAGCGCGCGGCGCTCCTCGACCAGTACGGCGTCGAGTACATCTACGTCGGTCCGACCGAGCGCGAGCGCTACGGCGACTTCGCGTCGTTCGACGAACTCCGGGGTGTCCGGGTAGCTTACCAGGAGGACACCGTGACGATCTACGCCGTCGACCAGAGTCGGTTGGCGACGTAGCCCGGAACCCGATTTTACTCTAGCTGGCCGGATCGAATGGCCCGCTCGGCGTCGGCGAGCGCCGCCTCGCGGTCGAAGCCCTCGATTATCGCGTCCCACTCCTCGGGCCGGTCGCGGAGGTCGCGGGCGTGCTCGGTGATGGCCGGGAGCGCACGGACGAGGTTGTCGACCACGGGGACGGCGGCGGCCTGGGGCGAGCGCGACAGCGGGTTGAGGTCCACCACGATCTCGGTTTTCCCCATCTCCGCGAGCGCCGCGGCGCGGTCGCCGTCTTCGAGGGGGACCAACACCACGTCGGCGGCGTGGATCCCGTCGGCATCGACCTTGCCGCGCTCGTGGGACAGCCCGGGGATCCGTGCGTCGGCGGTGAGTCCCTTCACCTCGCTCGCCCCGTGGTCGCGGAGGTGGTCGGCGATCGCGTCCATCCGCGCCTCGGTTCGGTTGAAGAGGTTGACCTCGATCGCCGCACCCGTGGCGTCGGCGAGGTCGACCACCGCCTCTGGCGCGAGCGCCGCGACGTTGCCGTTGACGGAGACCACGGGCGACTCCGCGCGGAGGAGGTGGGCGGCGGCGGCACGTTCGGCGGCGGCGGCGCTCTCGATGGTCCGTTCGCCGATGAGGTAGTCGAAGGCCTCGCCGCGGCCCTCCGCGATCAGCCCCTGTCGACTCGTGATCCCGGCGTCGATGCCCGCCTCGATCCGGTGGCGGGTCCGGAGCGACGCGCTCCGGGGATGGTCGTCGGGGACCGCCGTGTGGCTCATACCACGAATTCGTGATGAATCGGGAAAAATCGACCGTTCCGTGCCCCGGGCGGTCAGACCAGCCGCGCGCCACACGGGTCGAGTTCGCAGACGACCGGGTCGTAGCCCGCCGCCGAGAGGCCCTCGCCGGGCGCGACCACGGTCTCGCCGAGCATCGCCATCGCGGCCTCGCCGCCCGCCTCGCCGACGGCCTCGATGGCCGCCTCGACGGGCGGCGTGAGCAGGTCGGCCTCGATCGCGAACGACCGCGAGAGCGAGAGCGCCCGCGGGAGCGTCGGTTCGTCGAGCAGCGCGTCGAGCGCGCGCTCGCCCGCCGTCGAGAGGGTCTCGACGTCGCCGCCGATGACCTCGTCGGTCGAGCGGCTCCCGAACGAGACGTACTCGATCCGGGTTTCGGGCACCGAGAGCCCGTCGAGACGGTTCACCGCGGGCGCGCCGGGCGCGAGTCG
This sequence is a window from Halococcus hamelinensis 100A6. Protein-coding genes within it:
- a CDS encoding DUF2298 domain-containing protein; its protein translation is MEYGLVVVWWVAYVVLGLFGLPVAARLCSSLPGRGAGFSLGLSFAVFGLVGFWVGHLALGWVAVIAGLVGLAVCAMASVRGGVEVDRRAAAEALVVFTLVYLVVIAVRGVDPGITPDGEKFLDFGLVMSLYRAPTLPPEDMWFSGKAVIYYYGGHLLTSMLSRLLDVHPWYGFNLSMAGLYGALAAGIYELAGAISVGRRLDRATDALGRETVSKLGTTRALAGVTAVFFAVGAANLATAVRLVVRRLPSGLRGPAAGALASSHSQFAVEAVLAPIASNYYFKSAGRIMADLYNPFPLFAIVRGDLRPYAVSTPFLVVVVGLCYAYYRTPETHRRRRRLLLFGAIPVVVGFIVTVNTWGLAVAGGVVWLTLTFAPARLRSLLPAGSAVDLSPHIERATTTRASAALARLVGALVTAGVVGVLGIVAALPFVFGPLSSGPSTAVTTVAAGARSPLGSLLLIHGAFLAVFVAYYVARVRERWQTPAAVAVLLWFVAVVVLVPAALAPLALFGVLLATGWYFVATDRTGFEGVLVVAGLGLVLLAEVVYIKEGGGTRFNTVVKTYMPAWVLWASAVGVILPRLVRGRRRWSWSRRQVLAGALAGVLVLSTAAFGGVALTSHFANSPVEEPTLDGMAAAENNVPGQVAGIEWLDDRPGRPTIVSAASPYLYRWSAAPAASLTGLPTVIGLPHEIQFRNRTAYFNRAYAVNTIYLGTDEQRAALLDQYGVEYIYVGPTERERYGDFASFDELRGVRVAYQEDTVTIYAVDQSRLAT
- a CDS encoding 4-phosphopantoate--beta-alanine ligase; translation: MSHTAVPDDHPRSASLRTRHRIEAGIDAGITSRQGLIAEGRGEAFDYLIGERTIESAAAAERAAAAHLLRAESPVVSVNGNVAALAPEAVVDLADATGAAIEVNLFNRTEARMDAIADHLRDHGASEVKGLTADARIPGLSHERGKVDADGIHAADVVLVPLEDGDRAAALAEMGKTEIVVDLNPLSRSPQAAAVPVVDNLVRALPAITEHARDLRDRPEEWDAIIEGFDREAALADAERAIRSGQLE